The nucleotide window GACCTCGACCAGAAGAACCCGAACGCCTGACCATGTCCCCTCAGCCCAGCACTCTCACCGTGGATCGCGTGGCGTGCGCCGGGCACGGCCTCTGCTACGGGGTCGCCCCTGATCTGATCGATGCCGATGATCAGGGCGACCCCGTGGTGCCCGAACGCCCTCTCGCGCCGGGCGAAGCGGCTCTGGCCCAAGAAGCCGTCGCCATGTGTCCAGAACGCGCACTGGCGCTGCAGACCACCGAAGCCCCCACTCCCAAGGACCAGTGATGACAACTACGGAACGGTCCCGCGAGGACGTCACCGTCGACTTCGACGTATACGACCAGTCCATCGCAGCCCCGATCGATCGATTCCAGGAACTCGCAGCAGACCTCGCGGCCAAGGGCCCGGTGGTCTATTCCACCGCCCACGGCGGCCACTGGATCGTGACCCGCTACAGCGAGATCCACGAGGTTCTGCGCGACGCAGAGACCTTCTCCAGCTACCCCAACAACCTCGTGACCAACGAGGCGTTCGGCAAGTTCATCCCGATCGAGCTGGACCCGCCGGAGCACACCGGCTACCGCAAAGCACTGCAGCCGCTGTTCGGTCCCGCACGCATGAAGACGTTGTCGGACAGCATCCGGGTCGTGGTCAACGATCTACTCGACGGTTTCGCGGCCAAGGGTGAGGCCGAGTACATCTCGGAGTTCGCCCATGAACTGCCGGCGCGAATCTTCCTGGCCCTGATGGACTGGCCGATCGAGGACGCACCGCTGTTCACCGAGGCCACCGACGTCGTCCTCTTCGGCAAGCCGGGTGGCACCGAGGAGGAGTCGCTCGAGGCGCGCGGCATCGCCGGCATGCAGATGCTCGGCTACTTCCAGAAGATGGTCGACGAGCGCCGCGCGAACCCGGGTGACGACGTCACCTCGCAGCTCATCCACACCGAGGTGGAGATGGAGGACGGACTGCGCCTCCTCACCGACGAAGAGCTGAACC belongs to Gordonia sp. KTR9 and includes:
- a CDS encoding cytochrome P450 produces the protein MTTTERSREDVTVDFDVYDQSIAAPIDRFQELAADLAAKGPVVYSTAHGGHWIVTRYSEIHEVLRDAETFSSYPNNLVTNEAFGKFIPIELDPPEHTGYRKALQPLFGPARMKTLSDSIRVVVNDLLDGFAAKGEAEYISEFAHELPARIFLALMDWPIEDAPLFTEATDVVLFGKPGGTEEESLEARGIAGMQMLGYFQKMVDERRANPGDDVTSQLIHTEVEMEDGLRLLTDEELNRMFFLLLIAGLHTVQGSLAWAIVHLVNNPEQRQNIVDDPDMIPTAVEEILRIEAAVVPGRRATRDVELGGVTIAEGEQLILMLCSANRDGEEFDEPDELDLTRKPNRHLAFGGGAHRCLGSHLARIELTIALEEIHRRIPDYQLVESDPPVFHASQVRGCVRMPIRFTPES
- a CDS encoding ferredoxin produces the protein MSPQPSTLTVDRVACAGHGLCYGVAPDLIDADDQGDPVVPERPLAPGEAALAQEAVAMCPERALALQTTEAPTPKDQ